In the genome of Thiorhodovibrio winogradskyi, the window ATGCAGGCCAACGCCCCGCACCAGCAACTGCCCCAGATCCGGCCCCTCGATCACGACTCCAAGCTGACGAAATGCCTTGAGCGTGGCGAGACTGTCGGCTCCTTCAAGAAAACCCGAGATACGACTTTCACCATCCGCGATGGCGCTCAACATCACTGCCCGGTGGGAAATGGATTTATCACCAGGCACGGCAATGCGCCCCGTGAGTTTTCCGCCCGGCATCAGATCGAAGCGCAATTCATGCTGAGCTGTCACTACGATGGCGCTCCTTGAATGTGCATCCAGAGGCAAGATCCTGGATGATGAAATTGCTGTTTCACGGTTCTTTTTGTCCTGCATCAGCACCCCGAAGGATGAAAATGCGGTTTCAGGGTCAGTTTCCGGGTCAACAAGTTGCCTAAGCGCCCATGCACAGGTGGATGTCACCCTTGGCGAGGCTCCAACCCGGCAAAAATAGCGGAATACCCGCGTGCTGTAAACGCGCACCGCCGCCAAAGGCATTTGACCACCGCGACCGGGCAGTCCCAGCCATACCTGCTAAGATGCGAGCAGAGGACCGCGACCGCGGCAACACCCAATTAACTAGCACCCCATGGATTTCAGACGACCGATGTATAGATCTCGCCCTCGACCACAGGCCATAGCACTCCCACGACCAAACGCGACATTGCCAAACATGGCACTGCCGCTCATCCTTGGCCTGCTCGGTTTTGCATCCATCTCGGATGCCGAGAAGCCACCCGCGCCAACGCGCCTGACACTTGTGTGCGTCGAGCAACCCGCGCGACAGGTCACCTTCGACGGGGAAGGTCAGGTCAAGTACACAGAAATCGCGCCTGAGCACCAAGATCCCGTCACCCTGACCCTGATCAAGATTGCCCCCGGCGAGGATTACGAGATCGAGCCCGCGCGCATTGAAAGCAGCGCGGACTGGCTCAATCGCACCCGGGCTCTGTGGTCACGCGGAAACCAGGTTGCTGCCGACAACGGTCGCCTGCGCATTGATCTGGTCAAGAACCGACTCTTTATCACCGAGGCCAAGACCGACGGCAACGCGGATTTTCGCCGTTTTGATTGCGAAGATGTCGCCACCGATTCGCCAGATAGCCACGGGAGTGAGTAGCGCCAGTCGCGGCCCGCACCCATGGACTCCGAACACCAGGATCAAAGCCCAATCGCCCACCGCTTTCGCGGTTTTTTACCCGTGGTGGTCGATGTGGAAACCGCCGGCTTCGACCACCAACGCCATGCCCTGCTTGAGATCGCGGCCATCATCATCCAGATGAATGACCAAGGTTGGCTTGAGCCCGGGCCAACCATCGCCTGCCATGTGCTGCCCTTTCACAATGCCGAACTCGATCCGCGGGCACTTGCCTTTAATAAGATCGATCCCTATCACCCCTTTCGCGACGCTGTCGCCGAGAGCGACGCACTGAAGCAGATCTTGAATCCGGTGCGCAAGGCCGTCAGGACCAATGCCTGCAACCGCGCCATTTTAGTCGGCCACAACGCACATTTCGACCTTGGCTTCCTGAAAGCCGCCGTCGAGCGCACCGGATTCAAGCGCAATCCGTTTCATGCCTTCAGCGTTTTCGACACTGTTTCCTTGGCGGGGCTTGCCTACGGCCAGACGGTTCTCGCCAAGGCGGCCCGCGCCGCCGGACTTGACTGGGACGACAGCGAGGCCCACTCGGCCATCTACGACGCCGAGCAAACTGCCCGATTATTTTGCCGCATTCTCAACCAATGCCACGAACGTGGCTTGCCCCTATAAACACAGGCGAGCAAGCCAAGCCCCCTTCGCGGCCGCTTCCGGCGCCTGCTTGAAGACAGCGCGTTGATCAGCCGGCCTCGGGCTGTTTGGCCGCCGCTGCTTCCATCATCGACTTGAGCTCGCCGGACTGATGCAGCTCGAGGGTGATATCACAACCGCCGATGAGTTCACCATCGACGTATATCTGCGGGAAGGTCGGCCAATCCGCGTAGCGCGGCAGATGTTCGAAAATATCCGGGTCCTGCAGCACGTTGACGAAAGCAAAAGGCACACCGCAATCAGAGAGCGCCTGAGCCGCGCGCATGGAAAAGCCACATTGTGGAAATTGTGGCGTTCCCTTCATGTAGATCACCACCGGATTACCCTTCACCTGCTGATCGATTCGTTCTAGCACATCCATCCCGAGCA includes:
- the rnt gene encoding ribonuclease T, which encodes MDSEHQDQSPIAHRFRGFLPVVVDVETAGFDHQRHALLEIAAIIIQMNDQGWLEPGPTIACHVLPFHNAELDPRALAFNKIDPYHPFRDAVAESDALKQILNPVRKAVRTNACNRAILVGHNAHFDLGFLKAAVERTGFKRNPFHAFSVFDTVSLAGLAYGQTVLAKAARAAGLDWDDSEAHSAIYDAEQTARLFCRILNQCHERGLPL
- the grxD gene encoding Grx4 family monothiol glutaredoxin; translated protein: MDVLERIDQQVKGNPVVIYMKGTPQFPQCGFSMRAAQALSDCGVPFAFVNVLQDPDIFEHLPRYADWPTFPQIYVDGELIGGCDITLELHQSGELKSMMEAAAAKQPEAG